A segment of the Halovivax limisalsi genome:
GAGGTCCTTCTCGCGGTGCGGGCAGGCCTCGCCCGCGTTCTTCAGTTCGCTGAACTCGCCGGCGGGACAGGTGCAGGTGTACGCGCCGCCCAGTTCGATCAACTCGCGAGCGTGCTCGTAGTAGGTCTCGACCCGATCGCTGGCGCGATAGACCGCGTCGGGTTCGAATCCGAGGTACGCGACGGCGTCGAGGATGGCGTCGTAGGCATCGAGATCGGGTCGCTTCGTCTCGGGATCGGTGTCGTCGAATCGCACGCAGAACCAGCCGTCGTACCGATCGCGGTAGGTGCCGATCACCGACGGCATGCGGGCGTGCCCGACGTGCCACGGTCCGTTCGGATTCGGCGCGCAGCGCATCCTGACCTCGTCGTAGTCGTCGACGTTCGGCAGGTCGGGGAGCGGACGATCGTCCCCGGGTTCCTCGGCTTCGATCTCGGCCAGTTCTTCCGGCGCCAGTTCCTCGATCCGCTCTCGGCGGGCGGCGGCCTCGAGGTCGTTGACCTCGTTCACGACGGACCCGATCACGCCCGGAATCTCGTCCCCGTGCGGTCGGAACTCGGGGTTCTCGCCCATGAGCGGGCCCATGATCGCCCCGACGTCGGCCTCGCTTTCGTGTTTGACTGCGTTCAGGAGCGCGTGCTTCTCGGCCTCGCGCTCGACGCGCTCGCGCATCTCGTCGTCCATTGGACGGGTGTTCGCGGGGGTCGGTCAAAACAGCCGCGGATCTCGCTCGCCATCGGACGCCCCGACGCCAGCACGGCGACGACGCCGAGCACGACCCGGTCAGTAACCGCGTTCGACGAGGTAATCCGCCAGATCCTCGAGCAGCGATCGCGCCTCGTTCTCCGGCAGGACGTCCAGCCGTTCGGTCCCCTGCGAGACGAGTTCGCGCGCCTTCGCTCGGGCGAATTCGATGCTTCCCGCATCCTCGAGCGTCGCGACGGCGGCGTCGATCTCGGCCTCGGTGACCGCGTCGACGTCGTCGGTGTCGACGAGCGAATCGACGTCGACGCCCTGCTCGCGGGCGTGGACCGTGATCAGCGTCTGCTTGTTCTCGACGAGGTCGCTGCCGCGCTGCTTGCCGAGCGTCTCGCTCGGGACGGTCAGGTCGAGGACGTCGTCGTGGATCTGGAAGCCGCGGCCGATGTCGAGGCCGTAGCCGTAGAGGGCGTCGACCGTCTCCTCGTCGGCTCCCATCAGGACCGCGGGAAGTGCGGCCGACGCGGCGTAGAGGACCGCCGTCTTCTGTTCGACCATCTCCAGGTACTCGTCCGGCGTGACGTGCGCTCGCTCCTCGAACTGGACGTCCAGCGACTGGCCCTCGCAGATCTGCGTGCAGGTGTTCGCGAGGACGTCGAGCGCGCGGACCGTCCGGTCGGTCGTGGCGCCGGTGTCGAGCATGATCTCGAAGGCCTTCGAGTAGAGCGTATCGCCGGCGAGGATCGCCGTCTCGACGTCGTACTCGCGGTGGACGGCCGGCACGCCCCGGCGCAGGTCGTCGTCGTCCATGATGTCGTCGTGGATCAGCGTGAACGACTGGATCACCTCGACGCTCACCCCCGCCGCGAGGGCGTCGATGGGGTCCCCGTCGTCGAGCGTGGGGAACGAACGGTACTCCGTCGAGAGCGGTTCGACGTCCGCGAGCGCTTCGGCCGTCACGAGCAATACCGACGGTCGGAGGCGTTTGCCGCCCGCGTCGAGCAGGTAGCGAGAGGCCTCGTAGAGCCGTTCCGGGCGCTTGATCGGGAGCTCGTCGGGGATCGCCTCGTTGACGCGCTCGCGGCGCTCCCGGACGGCCTCGAGTACCGCCTGTTCGCGTGCCTCGGGGGTCGTCATCTCACTCGACCAGCTGGATCAGGTTGCCGTTCGACGTCACGTGGAGGTCGCGTCCGAGCTTGTACCCCTCGCTCCGTGCGAGGTCGACGTAGCCGGAGAAGCCCTTCATGTCCTGGTGGGCCGGGATGAGGTGCTGGGGTTGCAGCGCCTGCAGCATCTCGTAGTGGCCCTCCTGGTTGAGGTGGCCCGAAACGTGAATGTCCGAGTAGATGCGCGCACCCTGCATGCCCAGCAGCTTCTCGGCCTGGTAGCGCTGGCCCTCGTTGGTCGGCTCCGGGATGACCCGGGCGGAGAAGACGACCTTGTCGCCGTCGTCGAGTTCGTACGGCGTCTCGCCGCGGGCCATCCGGGTGAGCATCGCGCGCGGCTCGCCCTGGTGACCGGTGACGACCGGCAGGAAGTTCTCCTTGCCCTCGTTCATGATGCGCTTGAACGTCCGGTCGACCGACTTGCGGTGGCCGAACATGCCGAGATCCGACGGGAAGTCGACGAAGTCGAGTCGCTCGGCCGTCCCGGAGTACTTCTCCATCGAGCGGCCCAGCAGGACCGGCTGGCGGCCGATGTCCTGGGCGAACTCGACGAGCGAGGAGACGCGAGCGATGTGACTCGAGAACGTCGTCGCGACGATCCCCCCGTCGTAGTCCTCGATGCTGTAGAGGACGTCACGGAGATGCTCCCGCGCCGTGCGCTCGGACGGGGTCCGACCCTGCTTGTTGGCGTTCGTACAGTCCTCGATGTAACAGAGGACGCCCTCGCCCTCGCGACCGATCTCGCGGAAGCGCTCCATGTCGATCGGGTCGCCGAGGACCGGCGTGTGATCCATGCGCTTGTCCAGCCCGTAGACGACGGCCCCCTCTGGGGTGTGCAACACGGGGTTGATGGCGTCGATGATCGAGTGGGTGACGTTGACGAACTCGAGTTCGACCTGCCCGCTGTCGCCGATCGACATCGTCTCGCCGGGGTCCATCTTGACCAGGTCGTTCTCGACGCCGAACTTCTGCTCGCTCTCGATCTGCTGTTTGACCAGCTCGATCGTAAACGGCGTCGCGACGACCGGCGCGTTGTACCGGTGGGCGAGCTTCGAGATCGCGCCGATGTGGTCCAGGTGACCGTGTGTCGGCACGATCGCCTGCACGTCGCCCTCCAGATCGGACATGATCCGGTCGTCCGGGATCGCGCCCATGTCGATCAGGTCGAGACTGTGCATCCGTTCGGTCTCGACGTTGTCGTGGATGAGAACCTGCGAAAGGTTCAGTCCCATGTCGAAGATGACAACGTCGTCGCCCGCGCGAACGGCAGTCATCTGCCGTCCGACTTCCTCGTAACCGCCTATCGTTGCGATTTCTATTTCCATTTGTAAACACCGAGAGCCGGTCGGGGCTCTCTGGGTAACGGTCCGCGGACTCCCGGTTCCTGCGGCCTCGACGGTTTCCGCGCGTCGGCCATCCCGCTATGCGGCCGGTCTCGGCGGGTCTCGTGACCCAGTTCCGAGGGCGGCCGCACTTGCCCGCGGGTCTCGCTACCTCGTCCTACACAGCCATCGCGTATAAACTCCGCGGGTCGACGACGCGGCCGATCGACCGCACGTTCGACCCACCTGCGACCGCACTGACGGCTCACTCGATCGTCGTTCCGGGCCGCTCGCCGGCGAGAAACGCCCGCAAGTCGGACAGTCCGACGATCGACGCACTCGACTCGAGTTCGAGGAGCGATCGAACCTTCCCGGCCATGCCGCCGCTGACGTCCGTCGCGTCGCTCTCGCCGAGGGCGCTCGCGACGGCATCGTAGGAATCGATCCGCTCGACCACCGTCCCGTCTTCGTCGAGGACGCCCGGCACGGCCGAACAGAGACCCACCCGCTCCGCCGCGAGCGCCCGCGCCAGTTCGACGACGAGTTCGTCGCCGCTGAGAACGGTCACACCCTCGGTCTCGTGGGCGACGAGATCGCCGTGGAGGACGGGGACGAACCCCTCGCCAACGAGGGTTTCGACCTGACCCGTCGGGAACGTGAGGGTTCCGTCGGCGCGTCGACTGGCCGTCGAGAGCGGATGGATCGGCACTGCCGGCACGTCGCGCTCGACGAGCCGATCCAGCACGAAGCGATCGAGCGTGGTCATCGCTCCGTGAATCGCGTGAACCGCGTCGACGTCGTGACTCCCGCTCGTCGTGGACACGCCGTGCTCGCTCGCGTGGTGGTGCCCGAAACTGCCGCCGCCGTGAACGAGTACGAGGTCCGTGACGTCGCCGGCCGACCGGGCCTCCGCGATCGCGTCGGCGGCTCGATCGAGCGCCGCCCCGTCGAGCGTCTCGGGGCGGTCCTTCTCGGTGATGACGCTGCCGCCGAGCTTCAGGACGACGGTCATTCGAGCCGTCGCACCCCGTCCTCGGCGAGTTCCGCCCGAAACACCGACTCGCAGCCCGGAAGGTAGCGAAGCGCCGTCTCCGTCTCGGGGGTCGGGTCGAGGGCGACGATGCAGCCGCCGCCGCCCGCGCCGGTCAGCTTCGCCCCGTGCGCGCCCGCCGTCCGTGCCGCCCAGACCATGTTATCGAGCGATCGCGACGAGACGCCCAGCGCCGCGAGGAGACCGTGATTGAAGTCCATCAGATCGCCGAGTTCGTCGAGTTCACCCGCCTCGAGGACGGTTTCGCCACGCCTGACGAGGTCGCCGATCGAACCGATCGTATCGGCGGCGAAGTCGTACTCATCGCGAAGCGATCGGACGCCCGAAACCAGCGCGCCCGTATCGCCGGCGCCCCCGTCGAACCCGATCACGAACGGGAGATCCGGCGCCTCGATCGACCGGCAATCGTCGCCTTCGACTCTGACGGCGCCACCCGTCGCCGAACAGAACGTGTCGGCCCGGGAGGCCTGCCCGTCCTGAACGGCCAGCTCCGTCCGATAGGCGCGCTCGGCGAGTTCGGCCGGTTCGAGTTCGACGCCCAGCGCGCGGGTCGCCGCGTCGATGGCGGCCACGACGACCGCAGCCGACGACCCGAGCCCGGCGCCCAGGGGGATGTCGCTCTCGATCGTCACGTCGAAGCCCGCGTCGGTCTCGCCGGCGACCTCGCGCACCTGGGCGATCGCCTCGTCGACGTAGCCCATGGCCGCGTTCACCAGCGACTCGTCGGCGTCGATGTCGGGCGTCCCCGCGGTCGACCCCGAATACTCGACGGTAAAGCCGTCCAGGCTCAGTTCGTCCGAGTGAACCCGCAACGTGGCGTCCGACCGCCGCTCGACGCCGACGCGCGCCCGCCGCTCGATCGCGCACGGGACGGCGGGTTCGCCGTACACCACCGCGTGCTCCCCGAAGAGGTAGACCTTCCCGGGAGCGCTCGACCGGGTCATACCCCGACGATTCGAGCCTCGCGGCTTAAGCGCTATCGTCTCGGCCGCCGACCCGACGACCACCCACCGGTGGGGAGTCCGATCGAGACGAGCCCGTCACAGGACGGTGAGCGCGAGCAGTTGGTAGACGAGTCCGAGCGCGAACACGCCGATCAGCATGGCGGCCGCCAGAAACACGACGCGCGGTATGTGCTCCTCATCGAAGGTGAACAGGAGATCGCTCATAGTGGTCGGTTGGCCGGTGCCGACGTAATCCTTTCCCTGTGCGCTCGGCCACCGGGCCACGACGTCGCGACGGGCGACACCGTCTCGCCGCTGGCCACCGCGACGGAGCCGCAAGAAGAACTCCAAACCCGTCGATTCAGACCAGGCTCTCGAAGTCGTCGAGCGCGTAGGACGGCTCGGCGCCGCGGCGGTCGAGGACCTCGTTCGCGAGTAACCAGTAGACGACCGACAGCGCCTTTCGTCCCTTGTTGTTCGTGGGGACGACCAGATCGACGTTGCCCGTCTGGTTGTTCGAGTCGCACATCGCGATGACGGGGATGCCGACCGTGATGGCCTCCTTGACGGCCTGGGCGTCGCCGATCGGGTCGGTGACGACGAGCACGTCGGGCTCGATGTAGCCGTCGTACTTCGGATTCGTCAGCGTGCCGGGGATGAACCGGCCCGTCCGAGCGCGGGCGCCGACGGCCTCGGCGAACTTCTCCGCCGGGAAGCGCCCGTACTGGCGGCTCGAGGTCACGAGGATCTGCTCCGGGGTGTAGTTCGCGAGGAAGTCCGCGGCGGTACGGATCCGGCCATCCGTCTTGCCCACGTCGAGGACGTAGAGCCCGTCGGTCCGGACCCGGTGGATGAACCGGTCCATGTCCGCAGTCTTCTGCTGGGTGCCGATGTGAACGCCGGCGCCCAGGTAATCCTCGACGGGGATGAGCAGGTCGGCCTCCTCGTCGCTCATGACGTCGTCGTCGAGCGACGGCCCGCTCGCCTCCTCGTCCGGTTCTTCGGCCTCGGCGGCTGCCTCGGCCGGCTGGTCGTCTACGGGTTCGACGTCGGCCTCGGATTCGGCGGCGGGGCCGGCACCCTCGGCCGGCTCCTCGTCGATCTCCTCCTCGGCGGCGTCGAGGCCCTCCTGTTGTGTATCGTTCTCTGTCATATAGCGTCGTCCTCGATTCTGATCAGTTCGTTTAGCTTCGCGGTTCGCTCGCCGCCGACGGCGCCCGTCTTGATGAACGAGGCGTCCGTCGCCACGGCGAGGTGTGCGATCGTCACGTCCTCCGTCTCGCCCGATCGGTGCGAGACGACCGACTCGTACCCGCTCGCGGTCGCCAGTTCGATCGCGTCGAACGCGTCCGCGAGCGTCCCGATCTGGTTCGGCTTGATCAGGATGCTGTTGGCCGCGCCGCGATCGATACCCGTCCGCAGGCGCTCGACGTTCGTCACGAAGAGGTCGTCGCCGCAGACGAGGGTCGCGTCTCCAACTCGGTCCGTCAACGTCGCGTAGGCGTCGTAATCGTCCTCGTCGAGCGGGTCCTCGACGTAGACGAGGTCGTACCGCGAGACGAGGTCGGCGACGTAGTCGATCTGCTCGTCGGTCGAGCGGGTTTCGTCGCTGTAGACGTACGCGCCAGCGTCGGCGTCGTACAGTTCCGACGCGGCGACGTCGAGCCCGAAGCCGATCTCGAAGCCGACCTCGTCCGCGACGCGCCCGACCGCGTCGTCGACGATCTCGAACGCCTCAGCGTCGGTCACCGAGGGCGCCCACGCGCCCTCGTCGCCCTTCCCCGCCGGCTCGTCGCGTTCGTCCAGAATGTCCGCGACGGCCGCGTGGACGGCCGCGTTCGCGAAGACGGCGTCCTGGACGTTCGGCGCACCGACGGGCGCGGCGAGGAACTCCTGAATATCCGTCGCGTCGGCGGCGTGTTCGCCACCGCCGACGACGTTGCCCAGCGGCGTGGGGAACGTGTCGCCACGGAAGGTACCACCGAGATGCTGAAACAGCGGCGCACCGAGAACGTCGGCGCCGGCTTTCGCCGCGGCCATCGAGATGGCGACGGCGCTGTTGGCTCCGATCTCGGCGTAGTTCTCGGTGCCGTCGGCCGCGCGCAGCGCCGCGTCGACGTCGCGCTGGTTCCCGGCGTAGACCTCACCGACGAGTCGCGGAATCACCCGTTCGCGGGCGGCCGCGATGGCCTCGCTCGGCGGGCGTTCGATCGCCTCGTACTCGCCGGTGCTCGCTCCCGACGGTGCCGCCGCCCGGCCGAACCCGCCGCTCTCGGTGAGGACGTCGGCCTCGACGGTGGGATCGCCACGCGAGTCGAGGATCTCCCGGAGCCGGACGTCGGTGATCAGCGTCATGTCGATTTCGAGCCCCGATTGATCGTAAACGGCAGGACGCCGGCGTCGTACTCCTCGGCAGCGATGAGGATCGGCTGGGTCCGGTCCGTCTCGATCAGCACCGGGGCGCCGTAGGACACCTGCAGTGCGCGCGCACCGAGGATCCGGGCTTTCTCGTAGCGATTGTGTCGTTCCTGTTGCATGGTTACTGGTACGGCGAGACGACGTCGACGAGGTCGGTGTGACTGACGAGCATGCGTCGACAGCAGAAGCGGTCGACGCCGAGATCGTCGAGCACCTCCGCGGGGTCCTCGTCGCCGTCGCGAGCGCGATCTTCGAACTCCTCCCAGTGCTCGGCGACGACGTTGCCGCACGTGAAACACCGGACTGGTACCATCATATTTGGGTCACCTCAGCGGTAGGACTTCTGGTAGCGAGCCCGCGCACCGGGGCCGCCCCACTTCTTGGGTTCGGACTGGCGCACGTCGTTGACCAGCAGCGACCGGTCGAACGACATGTACGCGTCGCGCAGTTCGGCGTCGTTCGTGTGCTGGACGATGCCGCGCGCGATCGCGGTGCGGACGGCGTCTGCCTGCCCGCTGATCCCGCCGCCCTCGACGCGAACGTCGATGTCGACGCCGTCTCGCAGTTCGTCGCCCGCGATGCGGAACGGCTCGAGCATCTTGAGCCGCGACATTTCGGGTTCGACCAGTTCGACCGGCTGTGCGTTGATCCGGACGCGGCCCTCGCCGTCTGTGACGGTGGCCCGCGCCACGGCCGTCTTCTTCTTGCCGCTCGTGTTCGTTACCATGTGACGTTTGCACCCAGTTGGTCGGCGACTTCGCCCAGGTGGACGAAGCGAATGTTCGACAGGCGATCCAGCGACGTTCCCTCCAGCACCTCGGCCTCGTGGTCGTCGTCCCCGTCGTACGGATTCCCGACGTAGGCGCGCACGTTCGAGAGCGCCTCGCGACCGCGGGGCTTCTTGTACGGAACCATGCCGCGCACGGAGCGCTTGAGGATCGTGTCCGGGCGCTTCGGGTAGTTCGGACCGCGATCGGAACCCAGCTGGGCCCGGGTCCGGTAGGTCTCGAAGATGTCCTCCTTGTCGCCGGTGATGACGGCGGCTTCGGCGTTGACGACGGCGACGCGCTCGCCGTCCAGGGCGCGCTGGGCCACCTCGCTGGCGACCCGGCCCATGATGCAATCGCGGGCGTCGACGACGACGTCGGCGTCGAACTCGGCGACGCTCATGCGATCACCCGCACGTTCGATCCGTCCGGATTCTCTTCGAGCAGCTGCTCGATCGGTACGTACTCGCCGACCTGATCGATCTTGGTCGCGGCCGACGACGACGCGTCGACGGCGGCGACGGTGACGTTCTTGCGCAGGCGACCGCTGCCCAGCACCTTGCCGGGAACGATCACGGTCTCGTCTTCGCGGGCGTAGCGCTCGATGCGCCCCAGGTTCACCTCCGCGTGGTTCGACCGGGGCTTCTCGAGGCGGTCCGCGATGTCGCGCCAGACGTCCGCGTCCCGCGATCGGGACGCGGACTTCAACTCGGCGATGAGGTCTGTGAGCCTCGGGTTGGTCTTCGTACTCATTGATATCCTCCAGTAGGTGGTAACTGCGTGTCCGCTTCGGTCGGACAGAAGTGATGCAGGGAGCAGGATTTGAACCTGCGGACTCCTACGAGACAGCGCCCTGAACGCTGCGCCGTTGGCCTGACTTGGCTATCCCTGCGTGCACTTCCGTCTACCCACCGCCCCTTCAAACCGCTTTCGATCCCCGCAGGATCGACGCCTGACTCGCAGGTGCCGGCTCCGGCGTCCGCCGCGGTCGAAGGGGAGTGGGCTCGCATCTGTCTATAGCTGTACGGCCGTTTCCAGTTCGGCCGCGCGCTCGTCGATCGTATCGACCGCGCGCGTGACCAGTTCCTCGACGGTGAACGAGCCGTCCGTCTCCACGTGGAAGACGAACGCGTTCGGCACGTCCTCGACGCTGACGTCCTTGCCGGGGTAGCGCTCGGTGAGGTCGTGGTCGAACTCCCTCGACGGGATCAGTTCGCCGTCGTCCTCGATGACGCCCCGAACGATCTGGGGCTCCTCGTCCTCGAACTCGGGCAGGTCGCCGTCGACCGTCACCCGCTGCAGGTGCCGGTAGCCGACGGAGACGCCGCCCTGGTGTTTGGCGTGGTTCTTCCCGCGATCGTAGGCGGCGTCGGCCTCCGCCTCGAGGCGCTGGCCGTCCTTGAGGTGGATGATCGGGACGTTATCCTCGGCGGGCCGGACGAGGTCGGGTTCGCTCGAGACGAGGTCGCTCGAGTAGGCCGTTCCCGGCCCTTCCACGTCGATCGAGAGCGTGACCACGTCGTCGTCACCGAACTCCTCGGGTTCCGGCGTCGTCAGGGGGACGAGTCCCAGCCTGAGCGCCAGCTGCTCGTCGAACATCACCGACGAGTTCTCGATGAACCGAACGGTGTCGATCGAGAGCGTCGGCACGTCGGCGATCATCGCGCGGCGAATGCCGTTGGCGAACGCGGGCGTGACGCCGCGGACGAGGAACCGCGCCTCGCGATCGCCGCGTTCGACGAACTCGACGTCGTAGTCTGTCGTCATCGGTCAGAACCCGCCCTTGCCCTTCGGCGCTCGCGATCCGTCGTGCGGGATCGGCGTGAC
Coding sequences within it:
- the idsA3 gene encoding geranylfarnesyl diphosphate synthase, yielding MTTPEAREQAVLEAVRERRERVNEAIPDELPIKRPERLYEASRYLLDAGGKRLRPSVLLVTAEALADVEPLSTEYRSFPTLDDGDPIDALAAGVSVEVIQSFTLIHDDIMDDDDLRRGVPAVHREYDVETAILAGDTLYSKAFEIMLDTGATTDRTVRALDVLANTCTQICEGQSLDVQFEERAHVTPDEYLEMVEQKTAVLYAASAALPAVLMGADEETVDALYGYGLDIGRGFQIHDDVLDLTVPSETLGKQRGSDLVENKQTLITVHAREQGVDVDSLVDTDDVDAVTEAEIDAAVATLEDAGSIEFARAKARELVSQGTERLDVLPENEARSLLEDLADYLVERGY
- a CDS encoding ribonuclease J produces the protein MEIEIATIGGYEEVGRQMTAVRAGDDVVIFDMGLNLSQVLIHDNVETERMHSLDLIDMGAIPDDRIMSDLEGDVQAIVPTHGHLDHIGAISKLAHRYNAPVVATPFTIELVKQQIESEQKFGVENDLVKMDPGETMSIGDSGQVELEFVNVTHSIIDAINPVLHTPEGAVVYGLDKRMDHTPVLGDPIDMERFREIGREGEGVLCYIEDCTNANKQGRTPSERTAREHLRDVLYSIEDYDGGIVATTFSSHIARVSSLVEFAQDIGRQPVLLGRSMEKYSGTAERLDFVDFPSDLGMFGHRKSVDRTFKRIMNEGKENFLPVVTGHQGEPRAMLTRMARGETPYELDDGDKVVFSARVIPEPTNEGQRYQAEKLLGMQGARIYSDIHVSGHLNQEGHYEMLQALQPQHLIPAHQDMKGFSGYVDLARSEGYKLGRDLHVTSNGNLIQLVE
- a CDS encoding isopentenyl phosphate kinase translates to MTVVLKLGGSVITEKDRPETLDGAALDRAADAIAEARSAGDVTDLVLVHGGGSFGHHHASEHGVSTTSGSHDVDAVHAIHGAMTTLDRFVLDRLVERDVPAVPIHPLSTASRRADGTLTFPTGQVETLVGEGFVPVLHGDLVAHETEGVTVLSGDELVVELARALAAERVGLCSAVPGVLDEDGTVVERIDSYDAVASALGESDATDVSGGMAGKVRSLLELESSASIVGLSDLRAFLAGERPGTTIE
- the mvk gene encoding mevalonate kinase yields the protein MTRSSAPGKVYLFGEHAVVYGEPAVPCAIERRARVGVERRSDATLRVHSDELSLDGFTVEYSGSTAGTPDIDADESLVNAAMGYVDEAIAQVREVAGETDAGFDVTIESDIPLGAGLGSSAAVVVAAIDAATRALGVELEPAELAERAYRTELAVQDGQASRADTFCSATGGAVRVEGDDCRSIEAPDLPFVIGFDGGAGDTGALVSGVRSLRDEYDFAADTIGSIGDLVRRGETVLEAGELDELGDLMDFNHGLLAALGVSSRSLDNMVWAARTAGAHGAKLTGAGGGGCIVALDPTPETETALRYLPGCESVFRAELAEDGVRRLE
- the rpsB gene encoding 30S ribosomal protein S2 — its product is MTENDTQQEGLDAAEEEIDEEPAEGAGPAAESEADVEPVDDQPAEAAAEAEEPDEEASGPSLDDDVMSDEEADLLIPVEDYLGAGVHIGTQQKTADMDRFIHRVRTDGLYVLDVGKTDGRIRTAADFLANYTPEQILVTSSRQYGRFPAEKFAEAVGARARTGRFIPGTLTNPKYDGYIEPDVLVVTDPIGDAQAVKEAITVGIPVIAMCDSNNQTGNVDLVVPTNNKGRKALSVVYWLLANEVLDRRGAEPSYALDDFESLV
- the eno gene encoding phosphopyruvate hydratase, which gives rise to MTLITDVRLREILDSRGDPTVEADVLTESGGFGRAAAPSGASTGEYEAIERPPSEAIAAARERVIPRLVGEVYAGNQRDVDAALRAADGTENYAEIGANSAVAISMAAAKAGADVLGAPLFQHLGGTFRGDTFPTPLGNVVGGGEHAADATDIQEFLAAPVGAPNVQDAVFANAAVHAAVADILDERDEPAGKGDEGAWAPSVTDAEAFEIVDDAVGRVADEVGFEIGFGLDVAASELYDADAGAYVYSDETRSTDEQIDYVADLVSRYDLVYVEDPLDEDDYDAYATLTDRVGDATLVCGDDLFVTNVERLRTGIDRGAANSILIKPNQIGTLADAFDAIELATASGYESVVSHRSGETEDVTIAHLAVATDASFIKTGAVGGERTAKLNELIRIEDDAI
- a CDS encoding DNA-directed RNA polymerase subunit K, with amino-acid sequence MQQERHNRYEKARILGARALQVSYGAPVLIETDRTQPILIAAEEYDAGVLPFTINRGSKST
- a CDS encoding DNA-directed RNA polymerase subunit N, producing MMVPVRCFTCGNVVAEHWEEFEDRARDGDEDPAEVLDDLGVDRFCCRRMLVSHTDLVDVVSPYQ
- a CDS encoding 30S ribosomal protein S9; its protein translation is MVTNTSGKKKTAVARATVTDGEGRVRINAQPVELVEPEMSRLKMLEPFRIAGDELRDGVDIDVRVEGGGISGQADAVRTAIARGIVQHTNDAELRDAYMSFDRSLLVNDVRQSEPKKWGGPGARARYQKSYR
- a CDS encoding 50S ribosomal protein L13, encoding MSVAEFDADVVVDARDCIMGRVASEVAQRALDGERVAVVNAEAAVITGDKEDIFETYRTRAQLGSDRGPNYPKRPDTILKRSVRGMVPYKKPRGREALSNVRAYVGNPYDGDDDHEAEVLEGTSLDRLSNIRFVHLGEVADQLGANVTW
- a CDS encoding 50S ribosomal protein L18e, yielding MSTKTNPRLTDLIAELKSASRSRDADVWRDIADRLEKPRSNHAEVNLGRIERYAREDETVIVPGKVLGSGRLRKNVTVAAVDASSSAATKIDQVGEYVPIEQLLEENPDGSNVRVIA
- a CDS encoding DNA-directed RNA polymerase subunit D; this encodes MTTDYDVEFVERGDREARFLVRGVTPAFANGIRRAMIADVPTLSIDTVRFIENSSVMFDEQLALRLGLVPLTTPEPEEFGDDDVVTLSIDVEGPGTAYSSDLVSSEPDLVRPAEDNVPIIHLKDGQRLEAEADAAYDRGKNHAKHQGGVSVGYRHLQRVTVDGDLPEFEDEEPQIVRGVIEDDGELIPSREFDHDLTERYPGKDVSVEDVPNAFVFHVETDGSFTVEELVTRAVDTIDERAAELETAVQL